A section of the Pseudomonas sp. Q1-7 genome encodes:
- a CDS encoding DUF3426 domain-containing protein: MTDSFVTQCPHCQTSFRVSRAQLSVAKGAVRCGACLHVFNAAQQLLAAKGGAAIPPPATPSPSPAKPAATPSAPPATTAPAPSVATVLKQPPTPPAKPASDDTLWIHDDLDLDSLDLDEELAKLEQEEQRLSRDLLGPNAPLRAAPQPAPQHDEGWAEALLEAEERKTAPAAEREQDAEPEPRAEPPAEPLALTPPEPPRPAPVARTEPSLSMDLVEDEPGPDFSLGSARDDEPEDLRDEVADDLDDAHAAEPPRQQPKRNEPALREEGLFDLNDEPLQLDWQESRRPWGRWIGWGLINLLAALALATQYVWYHFDELARQDQYRPWFQQLCPEIGCQLPSKVDIELIKSSNLVVRSHPEFSGALVVDAILYNRAAFAQPFPLLELRFADINGQLLASRRFKPGEYLSGELAGQTEMPPQTPIHVSLDILDPGTKAVNYSLSFHSPD; this comes from the coding sequence ATGACCGACAGCTTCGTCACCCAGTGCCCGCATTGCCAGACCAGTTTCCGCGTCAGTCGCGCCCAGCTGTCCGTGGCCAAGGGCGCCGTGCGTTGCGGTGCCTGCCTGCACGTGTTCAATGCGGCGCAACAGCTGTTGGCGGCCAAGGGCGGTGCGGCGATTCCACCGCCCGCAACCCCCAGCCCCTCCCCGGCGAAACCGGCGGCCACGCCATCAGCGCCCCCGGCCACGACCGCTCCGGCGCCCAGCGTCGCCACCGTGCTCAAGCAGCCGCCCACGCCACCGGCGAAACCAGCCAGCGACGACACGCTGTGGATCCACGACGACCTGGACCTCGACAGCCTCGACCTGGACGAAGAGCTGGCCAAGCTGGAACAGGAAGAACAGCGCCTGTCGCGCGACCTGCTCGGCCCGAACGCGCCGCTGCGGGCAGCGCCGCAACCCGCACCGCAGCATGACGAAGGCTGGGCCGAAGCCCTGCTGGAAGCCGAGGAGCGCAAGACCGCCCCGGCAGCGGAAAGAGAGCAGGACGCCGAGCCCGAACCGCGCGCCGAGCCCCCGGCCGAACCGCTCGCCCTCACCCCGCCGGAACCGCCAAGGCCCGCCCCGGTGGCGCGCACCGAACCCAGCCTGTCCATGGACCTGGTGGAAGACGAACCCGGCCCGGACTTCAGCCTTGGCTCGGCCCGCGACGACGAACCCGAGGACCTGCGCGACGAGGTCGCCGACGACCTGGACGACGCACACGCCGCCGAACCGCCCCGCCAGCAACCCAAGCGCAACGAACCCGCCCTGCGCGAGGAGGGCCTGTTCGACCTCAACGACGAGCCGCTGCAACTGGACTGGCAGGAGAGCCGGCGCCCCTGGGGGCGCTGGATCGGTTGGGGCCTGATCAACCTGCTGGCCGCGCTCGCCCTGGCCACCCAGTACGTCTGGTACCACTTCGACGAACTGGCCCGGCAGGACCAGTACCGCCCCTGGTTCCAGCAGCTCTGCCCGGAAATCGGCTGCCAGTTGCCCTCCAAGGTGGATATCGAGCTGATCAAGAGCAGCAACCTGGTGGTGCGCAGCCACCCCGAGTTCTCCGGCGCCCTGGTGGTCGACGCCATCCTCTACAACCGTGCCGCCTTCGCCCAGCCGTTCCCGCTGCTGGAACTGCGCTTCGCCGACATCAACGGCCAGCTGCTCGCCAGTCGTCGCTTCAAGCCCGGCGAGTACCTGTCGGGCGAACTGGCCGGACAGACGGAGATGCCTCCGCAGACCCCCATCCACGTCAGCCTGGACATCCTCGATCCGGGCACCAAGGCCGTGAACTACAGCCTGAGCTTCCATTCCCCCGATTAA
- the dusB gene encoding tRNA dihydrouridine synthase DusB yields MSSVSIGPYALPNPVILAPMAGVTDRPFRLLCRRLGAGMVVSEMVTSDVRLWNSRKSRLRLLHEGDPEPRSVQIAGGDPAMLADAARANVELGAQIIDINMGCPAKKVCNKAAGSALMKDEALVADILDAVVKAVDVPVTLKIRTGWDRSNRNGIAVAKIAEQAGIQALAVHGRTRADLYTGEAEYDTIAAIKQAVSIPVFANGDIDSPQKARQVLDATGADALLIGRAAQGRPWIFREIAHYLATGELLPAPCLIEVERILLEHLAALHAFYGDEMGVRIARKHVGWYLQTLPGAREFRAQFNRLESTDAQCANVREFFAERHNEGEKAA; encoded by the coding sequence ATGTCGTCGGTCAGCATTGGCCCTTATGCCTTGCCCAATCCGGTAATACTCGCCCCCATGGCGGGTGTCACCGACCGGCCGTTCCGTCTGCTTTGCCGCCGCCTCGGCGCCGGCATGGTGGTTTCGGAGATGGTCACCAGCGACGTGCGCCTGTGGAACAGCCGTAAATCCAGGTTGCGCCTGCTCCATGAAGGAGATCCGGAACCCCGCTCCGTGCAGATAGCCGGTGGAGACCCGGCGATGCTGGCGGACGCGGCCAGGGCCAATGTCGAACTCGGTGCGCAGATCATCGACATCAACATGGGCTGCCCGGCGAAGAAGGTCTGCAACAAGGCCGCCGGCTCGGCGCTGATGAAGGACGAAGCCCTGGTGGCCGACATCCTCGACGCCGTGGTCAAGGCCGTCGACGTGCCCGTCACCCTGAAGATCCGGACCGGCTGGGACCGATCGAACAGGAACGGCATCGCGGTGGCGAAGATCGCCGAACAGGCCGGTATCCAGGCGCTGGCCGTCCATGGCCGGACCCGCGCCGACCTGTACACCGGCGAAGCCGAATACGACACCATCGCGGCGATCAAGCAGGCGGTGTCCATTCCGGTCTTCGCCAATGGCGATATCGATTCGCCACAGAAAGCCAGGCAGGTCCTCGACGCCACCGGCGCCGATGCCCTGCTGATCGGTCGAGCGGCCCAGGGGCGACCCTGGATATTCCGCGAGATCGCGCATTACCTGGCGACCGGTGAACTTCTGCCGGCGCCGTGCTTGATCGAAGTGGAACGGATACTGCTGGAGCACCTTGCCGCACTGCACGCCTTCTATGGCGACGAAATGGGCGTTCGCATCGCCCGCAAGCATGTCGGCTGGTACCTGCAAACCCTGCCGGGCGCCAGGGAGTTTCGCGCCCAGTTCAATCGTTTGGAGTCCACGGACGCGCAGTGCGCCAACGTTCGGGAGTTCTTCGCCGAGCGTCACAACGAAGGGGAAAAGGCCGCATGA
- the fis gene encoding DNA-binding transcriptional regulator Fis: MTTMTENFFDGATPVSDNANLKQHLTAPTAEGQTLRGSVEKALHNYFAHLEGAAVTDVYNLVLSEVEAPLLETVMNYVKGNQTKASEMLGLNRGTLRKKLKQYDLL, encoded by the coding sequence ATGACGACGATGACCGAGAATTTTTTTGATGGGGCAACACCCGTGAGCGACAACGCCAACCTGAAACAGCACCTGACGGCACCCACCGCAGAGGGCCAGACCCTGCGTGGCAGTGTCGAGAAGGCACTGCACAACTATTTCGCCCATCTCGAGGGCGCCGCCGTCACGGACGTGTACAACCTGGTGCTTTCCGAAGTGGAAGCGCCGCTGCTGGAAACCGTGATGAACTACGTCAAGGGTAACCAGACCAAGGCTTCCGAGATGCTCGGCCTCAACCGGGGCACGCTGCGCAAGAAGCTCAAGCAATACGACCTGCTCTGA
- the purH gene encoding bifunctional phosphoribosylaminoimidazolecarboxamide formyltransferase/IMP cyclohydrolase produces MTDQTTRLPVRRALISVSDKTGIVEFARELAALGVEILSTGGTYKLLKDNGIAAVEVADYTGFPEMMDGRVKTLHPKIHGGILGRRDLDGAVMEQHGIKPIDLVAVNLYPFEATVAKPDCDLPTAIENIDIGGPTMVRSAAKNHKDVAIVVNASDYAGILEGLKAGGLTYAQRFDLALKAFEHTSAYDGMIANYLGTIDQVRDTLSTEGRGAFPRTFNSQFVKAQEMRYGENPHQSAAFYVEAKKGEASVSTAVQLQGKELSFNNVADTDAALECVKSFLKPACVIVKHANPCGVAVVPDNEGGIRKAYDLAYATDSESAFGGIIAFNRELDGETAKAIVERQFVEVIIAPKVSAEARAVVAAKANVRLLECGEWPAERAPGWDFKRVNGGLLVQSRDIGMIKAEDLKIVTQRAPSEQEIHDLIFAWKVAKFVKSNAIVYAKNRQTVGVGAGQMSRVNSARIAAIKAEHAGLEVKGAVMASDAFFPFRDGIDNAAAAGITAVIQPGGSMRDNEVIAAADEAGIAMVFTGMRHFRH; encoded by the coding sequence ATGACCGACCAGACCACCCGCCTTCCCGTTCGCCGCGCCCTGATCAGCGTTTCCGACAAGACCGGCATCGTCGAGTTCGCCCGTGAACTGGCTGCCCTTGGCGTGGAGATCCTCTCCACCGGCGGCACCTACAAGCTGCTCAAGGACAACGGCATCGCCGCCGTGGAAGTAGCCGACTACACCGGCTTCCCGGAAATGATGGACGGCCGCGTGAAGACCCTGCACCCGAAAATCCACGGCGGCATCCTCGGCCGTCGCGACCTCGACGGCGCGGTCATGGAACAGCACGGCATCAAGCCGATCGACCTGGTGGCGGTCAACCTCTACCCCTTCGAAGCCACCGTTGCCAAGCCTGATTGCGACCTGCCCACGGCCATCGAGAACATCGACATCGGCGGCCCGACCATGGTCCGCAGCGCCGCGAAGAACCACAAGGACGTCGCCATCGTGGTGAACGCCAGCGACTACGCCGGCATCCTCGAAGGGCTCAAGGCCGGCGGCCTGACCTATGCCCAGCGCTTCGACCTGGCCCTCAAGGCGTTCGAGCACACCTCCGCCTACGACGGCATGATCGCCAACTACCTGGGCACCATCGACCAGGTCCGCGACACCCTCTCCACCGAAGGCCGCGGCGCCTTCCCGCGCACCTTCAACAGCCAGTTCGTCAAGGCCCAGGAGATGCGCTACGGCGAGAACCCGCACCAGAGCGCGGCCTTCTACGTGGAAGCGAAGAAAGGCGAGGCCAGCGTGTCCACCGCCGTGCAACTGCAGGGCAAGGAACTCTCCTTCAACAACGTGGCCGACACCGATGCCGCCCTGGAATGCGTGAAGAGCTTCCTCAAGCCGGCCTGCGTCATCGTCAAGCACGCCAACCCCTGTGGCGTGGCCGTGGTGCCGGACAACGAAGGCGGCATCCGCAAGGCCTACGACCTGGCCTACGCCACCGACAGCGAATCCGCCTTCGGCGGCATCATCGCCTTCAACCGCGAGCTGGATGGCGAGACCGCCAAGGCCATCGTCGAGCGCCAGTTCGTCGAAGTCATCATCGCCCCGAAAGTCTCCGCCGAAGCCCGCGCCGTGGTTGCCGCCAAGGCCAACGTGCGCCTGCTGGAGTGCGGCGAGTGGCCGGCCGAGCGCGCCCCGGGCTGGGACTTCAAGCGCGTCAACGGCGGCCTGCTGGTGCAGAGCCGCGACATCGGCATGATCAAGGCGGAAGATCTGAAGATCGTCACCCAGCGCGCCCCGAGCGAGCAGGAAATCCATGACCTGATCTTCGCCTGGAAAGTGGCCAAGTTCGTCAAATCCAACGCCATCGTCTACGCCAAGAACCGCCAGACCGTCGGCGTCGGCGCCGGCCAGATGAGCCGCGTGAACTCCGCCCGCATCGCCGCCATCAAGGCCGAGCATGCCGGCCTTGAGGTGAAGGGCGCGGTGATGGCGTCCGATGCCTTCTTCCCCTTCCGCGACGGCATCGACAACGCCGCGGCCGCCGGTATCACTGCAGTGATCCAGCCGGGCGGCTCCATGCGCGACAACGAAGTCATCGCCGCCGCCGACGAAGCAGGTATTGCGATGGTGTTCACCGGCATGCGCCACTTTAGGCACTAA